One Pagrus major chromosome 11, Pma_NU_1.0 genomic region harbors:
- the henmt1 gene encoding small RNA 2'-O-methyltransferase isoform X2: MEPMFSPPLHRQRHHYVIDFVKRNKPLKVVDLGCGECSLLKKLKFHREIELLVGVDINGAKVKKHMHGLAPLSTDYLQPSFDQLRIELYQGSVTQKDVRLRGFDLVTCVELIEHLTLVDVEGFSEVVFGYMTPVTVIVSTPNSEFNPLLPGLTGFRHSDHKFEWTRAEFQSWALKVCLEYSYEVEFTGVGEAPTGQKQSVGYCTQIGVFQRLRGRDSCNVLCGDDAEDVFSYTLLYTVNYPSLRDNNILRRVLVSEVLYWTEKLKTRWMEENTGERDDASTLCHTEGGVEGCLRALERCMEMEETACGAERKHLMEHCGGAVSEAQEGQDEEVSWTNIQENQESCKLRRCVSVPLAVLWSCCPKIGTLSGSLSNLRHLLMGEPEVKLSQDSSAVLVQVQDLVEEDQADWEDSGYAEASLCSHSAEQEEDWEANV; encoded by the exons ATGGAGCCAATGTTCAGTCCGCCGCTTCACAGGCAGAGACACCATTATGTCATCGATTTTGTCAAGAGGAACAAACCACTTAAG GTGGTGGACTTGGGCTGCGGTGAGTGCAGCCTTCTCAAGAAACTCAAGTTTCACCGTGAAATTGAACTTCTGGTTGGAGTGGACATCAATGGTGCCAAAGTAAAGAAACATAT GCATGGTTTAGCTCCCCTATCAACTGACTATCTGCAGCCAAGTTTTGATCAGCTGCGCATTGAGCTGTACCAGGGCTCAGTCACACAGAAAGACGTCCGCCTCAGAGGTTTTGATCTGGTGACCTGTGTGGAGCT CATAGAGCACCTCACTCTTGTTGATGTGGAGGGCTTCTCTGAGGTGGTGTTTGGTTACATGACCCCAGTTACGGTTATCGTCAGCACCCCAAACTCCGAGTTCAACCCCCTTCTGCCTGGACTGACAGGTTTCAGGCACAGTGACCACAAGTTTGAGTGGACCAGAGCTGAGTTCCAGTCCTG GGCTCTGAAGGTGTGTCTGGAATACAGTTATGAGGTGGAGTTCACTGGTGTTGGAGAGGCACCGACAGGCCAGAAGCAGAGTGTTGGCTACTGCACCCAGATTGGTGTTTTTCAGCGGCTCAGGGGTAGAGATAGCTGCAACGTGTTGTGTGGTGATGATGCCGAGGATGTGTTTTCATACACATTG CTGTATACTGTCAACTACCCCAGCCTGCGTGACAACAACATCTTGCGAAGGGTCCTGGTGAGTGAGGTGTTGTACTGGACAGAAAAGCTAAAGACAAGATGGATGGAGGAGAATACTGGAGAGAGGGATGACGCCTCTACACTGTGCCATACTGAGGGAGGAGTGGAGGGATGTCTCAGAGCATTAGAACGATGCATGGAGATGGAAGAGACAG CAtgtggagcagagaggaaacatcTAATGGAGCACTGTGGTGGAGCTGTGTCAGAGGCCCAGGAAGGACAGGATGAAGAGGTGTCTTGGACAAACATCCAAGAAAATCAGGAGTCTTGCAAACTGCGCAG gtgtgtgtctgtacctCTGGCTGTGCTGTGGTCCTGTTGCCCCAAAATCGGTACCCTGAGTGGAAGTCTCAGTAATCTCAGACATCTCCTGATGGGGGAACCTGAAGTTAAGCTGAGCCAGGACAGCTCTGCTGTGCTTGTGCAGGTGCAAG acCTTGTGGAAGAGGATCAGGCTGATTGGGAGGACAGCGGGTATGCAGAGGCCAGTCTGTGCTCACACAGTGCTGAGCAAGAGGAAGACTGGGAGGCAAATGTTTGA
- the henmt1 gene encoding small RNA 2'-O-methyltransferase isoform X1 has translation MEPMFSPPLHRQRHHYVIDFVKRNKPLKVVDLGCGECSLLKKLKFHREIELLVGVDINGAKVKKHMHGLAPLSTDYLQPSFDQLRIELYQGSVTQKDVRLRGFDLVTCVELIEHLTLVDVEGFSEVVFGYMTPVTVIVSTPNSEFNPLLPGLTGFRHSDHKFEWTRAEFQSWALKVCLEYSYEVEFTGVGEAPTGQKQSVGYCTQIGVFQRLRGRDSCNVLCGDDAEDVFSYTLLYTVNYPSLRDNNILRRVLVSEVLYWTEKLKTRWMEENTGERDDASTLCHTEGGVEGCLRALERCMEMEETAACGAERKHLMEHCGGAVSEAQEGQDEEVSWTNIQENQESCKLRRCVSVPLAVLWSCCPKIGTLSGSLSNLRHLLMGEPEVKLSQDSSAVLVQVQDLVEEDQADWEDSGYAEASLCSHSAEQEEDWEANV, from the exons ATGGAGCCAATGTTCAGTCCGCCGCTTCACAGGCAGAGACACCATTATGTCATCGATTTTGTCAAGAGGAACAAACCACTTAAG GTGGTGGACTTGGGCTGCGGTGAGTGCAGCCTTCTCAAGAAACTCAAGTTTCACCGTGAAATTGAACTTCTGGTTGGAGTGGACATCAATGGTGCCAAAGTAAAGAAACATAT GCATGGTTTAGCTCCCCTATCAACTGACTATCTGCAGCCAAGTTTTGATCAGCTGCGCATTGAGCTGTACCAGGGCTCAGTCACACAGAAAGACGTCCGCCTCAGAGGTTTTGATCTGGTGACCTGTGTGGAGCT CATAGAGCACCTCACTCTTGTTGATGTGGAGGGCTTCTCTGAGGTGGTGTTTGGTTACATGACCCCAGTTACGGTTATCGTCAGCACCCCAAACTCCGAGTTCAACCCCCTTCTGCCTGGACTGACAGGTTTCAGGCACAGTGACCACAAGTTTGAGTGGACCAGAGCTGAGTTCCAGTCCTG GGCTCTGAAGGTGTGTCTGGAATACAGTTATGAGGTGGAGTTCACTGGTGTTGGAGAGGCACCGACAGGCCAGAAGCAGAGTGTTGGCTACTGCACCCAGATTGGTGTTTTTCAGCGGCTCAGGGGTAGAGATAGCTGCAACGTGTTGTGTGGTGATGATGCCGAGGATGTGTTTTCATACACATTG CTGTATACTGTCAACTACCCCAGCCTGCGTGACAACAACATCTTGCGAAGGGTCCTGGTGAGTGAGGTGTTGTACTGGACAGAAAAGCTAAAGACAAGATGGATGGAGGAGAATACTGGAGAGAGGGATGACGCCTCTACACTGTGCCATACTGAGGGAGGAGTGGAGGGATGTCTCAGAGCATTAGAACGATGCATGGAGATGGAAGAGACAG CAGCAtgtggagcagagaggaaacatcTAATGGAGCACTGTGGTGGAGCTGTGTCAGAGGCCCAGGAAGGACAGGATGAAGAGGTGTCTTGGACAAACATCCAAGAAAATCAGGAGTCTTGCAAACTGCGCAG gtgtgtgtctgtacctCTGGCTGTGCTGTGGTCCTGTTGCCCCAAAATCGGTACCCTGAGTGGAAGTCTCAGTAATCTCAGACATCTCCTGATGGGGGAACCTGAAGTTAAGCTGAGCCAGGACAGCTCTGCTGTGCTTGTGCAGGTGCAAG acCTTGTGGAAGAGGATCAGGCTGATTGGGAGGACAGCGGGTATGCAGAGGCCAGTCTGTGCTCACACAGTGCTGAGCAAGAGGAAGACTGGGAGGCAAATGTTTGA
- the LOC141004304 gene encoding trace amine-associated receptor 13c-like, with product MVIKTLLSCISLLTVVLNLLVIISISHFRQLQTPTNLILLCLAVSDLLVGLVVMPPEIIMWQSCTYLDVSCALFYLFSFTLTSASFGSMVLISVDRYVAICYPLRYSSLITPRRVQICVSLCWFCSVTYSLMLLKDHLSQIDLMNSCYQECVLLMNYILAAVDLLVTFLSPVTVIIVLYMRVFMVAVSQARVMRSKISALRSNTVTVKRSEMRAARTLGVILLVFVLCILPLYCTSIAGQDTTSVNSSVQIWLFYCNSTFNPLIYAFFYPWFRKSVKIIVSLQILQPGSCEAKIM from the exons ATGGTCATCAAAACACTGCTGTCCTGCATCTCTCTGCTCACTGTGGTGCTCAACTTGTTGGTCATCATCTCTATCTCCCACTTCAG GCAGCTCCAGACTCCCACCaatctcatcctcctctgtctAGCTGTGTCTGACTTGCTGGTGGGCCTTGTAGTGATGCCACCTGAAATCATCATGTGGCAATCCTGTACGTATCTGGATGTCTCATGTGCgcttttttacctttttagcTTCACCctcacctctgcctcttttGGGAGCATGGTGCTCATATCAGTGGACCGTTATGTGGCTATTTGTTACCCTCTGCGCTATTCTTCCTTGATAACACCAAGAAGAGTTCaaatctgtgtgtctctgtgttggttCTGTTCGGTTACCTACAGCTTAATGTTACTGAAAGATCACTTGTCACAGATAGATTTGATGAATTCCTGCTATCAAGAGTGTGTTCTTCTCATGAATTACATTTTAGCGGCAGTAGACTTGCTGGTCACCTTTCTCAGCCCTGTTACTGTCATCATAGTTCTCTATATGAGAGTGTTCATGGTGGCTGTGTCACAGGCACGTGTCATGCGGTCTAAAATTTCAGCTCTCAGATCAAATACTGTGACTGTTAAGAGATCTGAGATGAGGGCTGCTAGAACTCTTGGTGTTATCCTTCTTGTGTTTGTACTTTGTATTCTTCCATTATACTGTACTTCTATAGCAGGACAGGACACCACAAGTGTAAATTCATCAGTTCAAATTTGGCTGTTCTATTGTAACTCCACATTTAATCCTCTGATCTATGCCTTTTTCTACCCGTGGTTTAGAAAATCAGTTAAAATCATTGTCAGCCTTCAGATACTACAGCCAGGCTCCTGTGAGGCCAAGATAATGTAG